In Candidatus Thermoplasmatota archaeon, the following are encoded in one genomic region:
- a CDS encoding UbiD family decarboxylase — protein sequence MAMRRYLEHFEDMQVVEEPVKDDSFITKKLRENPTTPFLFEDFNGFRVAGNVWATRKRIARALDQTPEDLLLKMLEAMKNPADFDVIEDAPVLKNVVEDVNLTESPITKWYPKDGGRYVTSDVVVAELGEKRNMSFHRMMVLDETRLAARVVPRHLYAMWKEAIERGEELKIAVAIGLCPSILLPAGMSVSYETDELRIAAALRLATLGENIGATRIKSGLTVPGYAEYVLEGRMIDETEKEGPFVDITGTYDIVRDEPVVVIDRIYHMDDPIFHALLPGGREHYLFMGMPREPQIYDSVKKVVPKVGGVRLTEGGCCWLHGVVSIEKQVEGDQKNAMMAAFTGHPSMKRIVVVDTDIDIYDDRDVEWALATRFQADRGMLKVKGARGSSLDPSAGGTTTKLGMDATKPLGGEGFDKAAP from the coding sequence ATGGCCATGAGGAGATATCTGGAGCATTTCGAGGATATGCAGGTTGTTGAGGAACCGGTGAAAGACGACTCCTTCATCACAAAGAAGCTGAGGGAGAATCCAACCACCCCGTTCCTGTTCGAGGATTTCAACGGCTTCCGAGTCGCAGGAAACGTCTGGGCGACCCGCAAGAGGATTGCCCGCGCGTTGGACCAGACACCCGAGGATCTCCTTCTGAAGATGCTTGAAGCCATGAAGAATCCCGCGGACTTCGATGTAATCGAGGATGCCCCCGTTCTCAAGAACGTTGTCGAGGATGTGAACCTGACAGAGTCCCCGATCACCAAGTGGTACCCAAAGGACGGTGGAAGATACGTCACATCCGACGTCGTCGTCGCTGAGCTAGGCGAGAAGAGGAACATGTCCTTCCACAGGATGATGGTTCTGGACGAGACGAGGCTCGCAGCACGCGTCGTCCCGAGGCATCTGTACGCGATGTGGAAGGAAGCCATTGAGCGGGGAGAGGAGCTCAAGATTGCCGTGGCGATAGGGCTCTGCCCGTCGATTCTTCTGCCGGCGGGCATGTCCGTGAGCTACGAGACGGATGAGCTGAGGATCGCGGCGGCTCTGAGGCTCGCCACGCTGGGCGAGAATATCGGGGCTACGAGGATCAAGAGCGGCCTCACCGTCCCCGGGTACGCGGAGTACGTCCTCGAGGGCAGGATGATCGACGAGACCGAGAAGGAGGGCCCCTTCGTGGACATCACCGGCACGTACGACATAGTAAGGGACGAGCCCGTCGTCGTGATCGACCGCATCTATCACATGGACGACCCGATATTCCACGCCCTCCTGCCGGGCGGGAGGGAGCACTACCTCTTCATGGGGATGCCGCGCGAACCGCAGATCTACGATAGCGTGAAGAAGGTCGTCCCCAAGGTCGGCGGGGTCCGCCTGACCGAGGGAGGGTGCTGCTGGCTTCACGGGGTCGTCTCCATCGAGAAGCAGGTCGAGGGCGACCAGAAGAACGCGATGATGGCCGCATTCACGGGACACCCGTCCATGAAGCGGATCGTGGTCGTGGACACCGATATCGATATCTACGATGACAGGGACGTCGAATGGGCGCTGGCCACGCGGTTCCAGGCGGACAGGGGCATGCTCAAGGTGAAGGGCGCCCGCGGGAGCTCTCTGGACCCGAGCGCGGGAGGCACGACGACGAAGCTGGGAATGGACGCGACCAAGCCGCTGGGCGGCGAGGGCTTCGACAAGGCTGCCCCGTGA
- a CDS encoding AAA family ATPase translates to MGKAQRIGTYVEDLDRHMEGGIPAGYTVLVCGPSGSMKSTFAFNILYNASRDSGMRGLYISMEQSKENLLDHMASLGMDVSKAKNLNVVDMGRLRRELGKAKSEDWFDTLYSQLKKYKKEFDCDILALDSLDALYALTVLENPRNQLFHFFEDLRELGTTNLLVSEMPRNDVLFGKHGVEEFLSDGIIHLRFREIEIGRTPSVRRYIGIVKMRGTSHDLDYYPLLVEKGRFEIVVE, encoded by the coding sequence ATGGGAAAGGCGCAGAGAATCGGGACGTACGTCGAGGACCTTGACAGGCACATGGAAGGTGGCATTCCGGCAGGCTACACGGTGCTCGTCTGCGGTCCGTCCGGCAGCATGAAGTCGACATTCGCCTTCAATATTCTCTACAACGCGTCGAGGGACAGCGGCATGAGGGGCCTCTACATCTCGATGGAGCAGAGCAAGGAAAACCTCCTGGACCACATGGCCTCGCTGGGCATGGACGTCTCCAAGGCCAAGAACCTGAACGTCGTCGACATGGGTCGCCTCAGGCGGGAACTCGGAAAGGCGAAGTCCGAGGACTGGTTCGACACGCTGTACTCGCAGCTCAAGAAGTACAAGAAGGAGTTCGACTGCGACATCCTGGCCCTGGACTCGCTCGATGCGCTCTACGCGCTCACGGTCCTCGAGAACCCGAGGAACCAACTCTTCCATTTCTTCGAGGACCTGAGGGAGCTGGGGACGACCAACCTGCTCGTGTCCGAGATGCCCCGCAACGACGTCCTCTTCGGCAAGCACGGGGTCGAGGAGTTCCTGTCCGACGGGATAATCCACCTGCGCTTCAGGGAGATAGAAATCGGCAGGACGCCCTCCGTGCGGAGGTACATCGGGATAGTGAAGATGAGGG
- a CDS encoding Ig-like domain-containing protein has product MRKRTLAVALLMFLSFLFTVVAATPSASAQNVPPTCSIRNPTPGAWVGGDWTVWGMANDTDGTLVSVEIRIDEGPWFEANWSEVNGTRFWILEWDTTEVQEGDHAIYARSYDGEDYSETAQVNVWVEQVHGDTVHTILGLPGWLWTIIVSVVIVVMTAVLLLLLARKRKRGQSGDETPET; this is encoded by the coding sequence ATGAGAAAGAGGACGTTGGCTGTGGCACTCCTGATGTTCTTGAGCTTCCTCTTCACGGTCGTCGCTGCAACTCCCTCCGCATCGGCTCAGAATGTTCCCCCGACCTGCAGCATTCGGAATCCGACCCCTGGAGCTTGGGTCGGTGGCGATTGGACGGTTTGGGGCATGGCCAATGACACTGACGGAACGTTGGTGAGTGTGGAAATACGGATAGATGAAGGTCCTTGGTTTGAGGCCAACTGGTCTGAGGTCAACGGCACAAGATTCTGGATTCTTGAATGGGACACCACGGAGGTTCAGGAAGGAGATCACGCAATCTACGCTCGTTCCTACGACGGCGAGGACTACTCTGAAACTGCACAGGTGAACGTGTGGGTTGAACAAGTGCATGGTGACACTGTTCACACTATTCTAGGACTACCTGGCTGGCTGTGGACAATCATCGTTTCTGTGGTCATCGTTGTCATGACTGCAGTTCTGCTTCTTCTTCTCGCTAGAAAGAGAAAACGAGGACAATCTGGGGACGAGACTCCTGAGACTTGA